One genomic region from Nostoc sphaeroides encodes:
- a CDS encoding EamA family transporter — translation MGRFEKQPENPRVRGELSRAAENALWAVVEDLENLQQNVLRGLQEDVKRLQSEKNRLSDDIQSLLEEKEHLQQVRQITEQQVLIRQLAEVLAKHISSQLQSSLATLANQNIEGKSYDQAALKSAEVSSNVVGEINEKVEHMFDSLDDTVTVTFNSLQQELKNYQSNLSQQLSRMYSQQQQGETILAEFVNRLHGELDKTIEVASRKPATAGTPTVLQFTEPEKNSSFETSPPQVGEVVRNSPEPISAIANKFSPRETTSEPTVVRENGANPISIPSKDLSPRETTSQPPVLRENVANIISITTKDSSPRETTSEPTVVRENTANPISITTKDSSPRETTSEPTVVRENTANPISIPSQDSSQRETKSEPNAVVVPPPKDNAAEPISVLNKDLSENETTSEPPTVSVPQPEAIEPTRRRNAAESISLLRRNVSPSKTKYPPSTALKPQPEAKPPQSRSRNSSGLSSIQIGLLLIVLSAVLSSLYNVAIKVIFHEGSQIFGVLEVERLLPPTLGNTFLILTLRFMVVVPLMILLSPILHPTLWQDLENLANSVRGNPTPANAATKQILLLSVVSGCFLFLSQVLIYIAIAQVTTGMAIALFFIYPMVSGLLSWFLFRDRPTTFRISAIAAICCGELLVLGGSPNPGMGNTSMGSSAAILSGVAFAAYIILTRVCASKLHPVTFTLINFATMLLLSFICLMLPLPSDWNLAVDPSKMLELVLSAFILGVLTLAGYLLNNVGISKLGGSRSALIGGTIPVLTVIFAGLIIQENLDIVQILGVLLVTFGAAAFSFETMRNQVKPQGKRI, via the coding sequence ATGGGGCGATTCGAGAAGCAACCAGAAAACCCAAGAGTCAGAGGCGAGCTATCCAGAGCAGCAGAAAATGCTCTTTGGGCTGTAGTTGAAGACTTAGAAAATCTTCAGCAGAATGTCCTCAGAGGATTGCAGGAAGACGTAAAGCGGCTTCAGTCAGAAAAAAATCGGTTATCTGATGACATTCAAAGCTTGCTAGAAGAAAAAGAGCATTTACAACAAGTGCGCCAAATTACTGAGCAACAAGTGTTAATTCGGCAACTGGCAGAAGTTCTGGCGAAACATATATCTTCACAACTGCAATCCTCTCTGGCAACTTTAGCTAACCAAAACATAGAGGGCAAGTCTTACGATCAAGCTGCGCTTAAGTCGGCTGAAGTAAGCAGCAATGTAGTAGGTGAAATCAATGAAAAAGTCGAACACATGTTTGACAGCTTGGATGACACCGTTACTGTTACCTTTAACTCGCTGCAACAGGAACTGAAGAACTATCAAAGTAATCTTTCCCAACAGTTGTCACGGATGTACAGCCAGCAGCAGCAAGGGGAAACGATTTTGGCGGAGTTTGTTAATCGCCTGCATGGAGAATTAGACAAAACTATTGAAGTTGCTTCACGCAAACCAGCAACAGCAGGAACACCTACTGTTTTGCAATTTACCGAGCCAGAAAAAAACAGTTCTTTTGAGACATCCCCGCCACAGGTTGGCGAAGTAGTAAGAAATTCCCCTGAGCCAATTTCCGCGATCGCTAATAAATTTTCACCAAGGGAAACGACATCAGAGCCGACTGTTGTTAGAGAAAACGGCGCGAACCCAATTTCTATCCCCAGCAAAGACTTATCCCCAAGGGAAACAACATCACAACCGCCGGTTCTTAGAGAAAACGTCGCTAACATAATTTCTATCACCACTAAAGACTCGTCCCCAAGGGAAACGACATCAGAGCCGACTGTTGTTAGAGAAAACACCGCAAACCCAATTTCTATCACCACTAAAGACTCGTCCCCAAGGGAAACGACATCAGAGCCGACTGTTGTTAGAGAAAACACCGCAAACCCAATTTCTATCCCCAGCCAAGACTCGTCCCAAAGGGAAACTAAATCAGAGCCGAATGCTGTTGTAGTTCCGCCACCAAAAGATAATGCTGCTGAACCAATTTCTGTCCTGAATAAGGACTTATCGGAAAACGAAACGACATCAGAACCTCCGACTGTATCTGTACCACAACCGGAAGCAATAGAACCTACACGAAGGAGAAACGCTGCTGAATCAATTTCTCTCCTCCGCAGGAACGTCTCACCCAGCAAAACTAAATACCCGCCTTCTACTGCGCTAAAGCCACAGCCAGAAGCAAAGCCTCCACAATCGCGATCGCGCAATTCCTCTGGTTTATCGTCGATCCAAATCGGTTTATTGTTGATTGTCTTATCGGCAGTGCTATCGTCGCTTTATAACGTAGCCATCAAGGTGATTTTCCACGAAGGTTCCCAGATTTTTGGAGTATTAGAGGTAGAACGCTTGCTACCGCCCACTTTGGGCAATACTTTCTTAATTTTGACCCTACGGTTTATGGTAGTAGTCCCACTGATGATACTGTTATCTCCGATACTACATCCGACTTTGTGGCAAGATTTAGAGAACTTGGCTAACTCAGTTAGAGGAAATCCTACACCTGCTAATGCAGCTACCAAGCAGATTTTGCTGTTGTCAGTTGTGAGTGGCTGCTTTTTGTTTTTGTCTCAGGTTCTCATATACATTGCGATCGCTCAAGTCACAACTGGAATGGCGATCGCACTGTTCTTTATCTATCCAATGGTTAGTGGTTTATTGTCGTGGTTTCTGTTTCGCGATCGCCCTACCACATTTCGCATCAGTGCGATCGCTGCGATTTGCTGCGGTGAATTGTTGGTTTTAGGAGGTTCTCCCAACCCAGGTATGGGTAACACTTCAATGGGAAGCAGCGCCGCCATTCTTTCGGGCGTGGCTTTTGCAGCCTACATAATTCTGACGCGGGTTTGTGCTAGCAAACTACATCCCGTGACTTTTACTTTGATTAACTTCGCCACCATGTTGCTGTTGAGCTTTATCTGCTTGATGCTACCTTTACCAAGCGATTGGAACTTGGCGGTTGATCCCTCTAAGATGCTGGAACTGGTTTTAAGTGCATTTATTTTGGGTGTGTTGACTCTTGCCGGCTATTTGCTCAACAATGTTGGTATTAGTAAACTAGGTGGCTCGCGATCGGCGCTCATCGGTGGTACAATCCCAGTTTTAACCGTGATTTTCGCTGGGTTAATCATTCAAGAAAATTTGGATATAGTGCAAATTCTCGGAGTGTTGTTAGTAACCTTTGGCGCGGCTGCTTTCAGCTTTGAAACAATGCGAAATCAGGTTAAACCCCAGGGCAAACGCATCTAA
- a CDS encoding ISAs1 family transposase, giving the protein MSANFDNTILKYFSNLEDPRIERTKQHQLVDIVAIAILAVISGSDTWVAIETYAQAKREWLETFLALPNGIPSHDTIARVFARLNPQAFEQCFHRWVGSITEAIGAQVIPIDGKTVRQSFDRNSGQKAIHVVSAWASEHRLVLGQLKVDSKSNEITAIPKLLELLDIVGCIITIDAMGCQKEIAAQIIAKNADYVLALKANQSKLEGAVNSWFEKAQSNNFEGVDHSYHHTIESAHGRIEIRKYWSVPVEQLGEIPNQEKWSGLRSVGMVMCERRLWNKTTIEVRFYISSLEHDAVVLAHAVRSHWGIENSVHWVLDMTFHEDASRIRKDNAPLNFSVLRRLSLNLLDKDKTVRGSVAMKRYRAGLDNNYLLQVIAAI; this is encoded by the coding sequence ATGAGTGCGAACTTTGACAATACTATCCTCAAATACTTTTCTAACCTGGAAGATCCAAGAATTGAGCGTACTAAACAACATCAATTGGTAGATATCGTTGCAATCGCAATATTAGCAGTTATCAGTGGATCGGATACCTGGGTAGCAATTGAGACTTATGCTCAAGCCAAACGGGAATGGCTAGAAACGTTTCTGGCATTACCCAACGGTATTCCTTCCCATGACACGATTGCAAGAGTGTTTGCCAGATTAAATCCCCAAGCATTTGAGCAATGCTTTCATCGGTGGGTGGGGTCAATTACTGAAGCTATTGGCGCTCAAGTAATACCTATTGATGGGAAAACAGTGCGGCAATCATTTGACCGCAATAGTGGACAAAAAGCAATTCATGTTGTCAGTGCTTGGGCAAGCGAACATCGGCTGGTGTTAGGTCAACTTAAAGTTGATTCCAAATCGAATGAAATAACGGCAATTCCGAAATTATTGGAGTTGCTAGATATTGTTGGATGTATCATTACAATTGATGCGATGGGATGCCAGAAAGAAATCGCTGCCCAGATTATCGCAAAAAATGCAGATTACGTTCTTGCTCTCAAAGCAAATCAAAGTAAACTTGAGGGTGCAGTTAACAGTTGGTTTGAAAAAGCTCAAAGCAACAATTTTGAAGGTGTTGACCACAGTTATCATCATACAATCGAAAGCGCTCATGGTCGGATTGAAATTCGCAAATACTGGAGTGTCCCTGTTGAACAGCTAGGGGAGATACCAAACCAGGAAAAATGGTCAGGACTGAGGAGCGTAGGAATGGTCATGTGCGAACGTAGGCTTTGGAATAAAACAACTATTGAAGTTCGCTTTTATATTAGCAGTTTAGAGCATGATGCTGTTGTTTTAGCTCATGCTGTTCGTAGTCATTGGGGGATAGAAAATTCTGTGCATTGGGTACTGGACATGACATTCCATGAAGATGCTAGTCGTATCCGTAAAGATAATGCCCCTCTTAATTTTTCTGTTCTACGGCGTTTATCTTTGAATCTTTTAGATAAAGATAAAACGGTGCGTGGAAGTGTTGCGATGAAAAGATATCGCGCAGGTTTAGATAACAATTACCTACTTCAAGTTATCGCAGCCATCTAA
- the hetR gene encoding heterocyst differentiation master regulator HetR: MSNDIDLIKRLDPSAMDQIMLYLAFSAMRTSGHRHGAFLDAAATAAKCAIYMTYLEQGQNLRMTGHLHHLEPKRVKIIVEEVRQALTEGKLLKMLGSQEPRYLIQLPYVWLEKYPWQPGRSRVPGTSLTSEEKRQIEQKLPSNLPDAQLVSSFEFLDLIEFLHRRSQEDLPPEHQMPLSEALGEHIKRRLLYSGTVTRIDSPWGMPFYALTRPFYAPADDQERTYIMVEDTARYFRMMKNWAERRRNAMRLLEELDILPEKMEQAMEELDEVIRAWADKYHQDGGIPVILQTVFGERED; this comes from the coding sequence ATGAGTAACGACATAGATCTGATCAAACGTCTTGACCCCAGTGCGATGGATCAGATCATGCTTTATCTGGCTTTTAGTGCCATGCGGACGAGTGGGCACAGGCATGGGGCATTTTTAGACGCAGCCGCAACAGCAGCAAAGTGTGCAATTTACATGACCTATCTTGAGCAGGGGCAAAACCTGCGGATGACGGGGCATTTGCACCACTTGGAGCCGAAACGGGTAAAAATTATTGTAGAAGAAGTCAGACAGGCTCTAACAGAAGGCAAACTATTAAAGATGCTGGGTTCTCAGGAACCGCGCTATTTAATTCAATTGCCTTATGTGTGGCTAGAAAAGTATCCTTGGCAACCAGGGCGATCGCGCGTTCCTGGTACTAGTCTGACAAGTGAAGAAAAAAGGCAAATTGAGCAAAAACTTCCAAGTAACTTACCTGATGCTCAGTTAGTTAGCTCTTTTGAGTTTCTGGATTTGATTGAGTTTTTGCACAGGCGATCGCAAGAAGACTTACCGCCGGAACACCAAATGCCTTTGAGTGAAGCCTTGGGTGAGCATATCAAGCGCCGTCTGCTCTACTCAGGAACGGTAACACGCATTGATTCTCCTTGGGGAATGCCCTTCTATGCTCTTACCCGTCCTTTTTATGCTCCAGCAGACGATCAAGAACGCACTTACATCATGGTAGAAGATACCGCTCGGTATTTTCGCATGATGAAAAATTGGGCAGAACGGCGACGAAATGCCATGCGCTTGCTAGAAGAACTTGATATCCTCCCAGAAAAAATGGAGCAGGCTATGGAAGAATTGGATGAAGTTATCCGTGCCTGGGCAGATAAATATCACCAAGATGGGGGTATTCCAGTAATTTTACAGACAGTTTTTGGCGAAAGAGAAGACTAG
- the rpsD gene encoding 30S ribosomal protein S4, with the protein MSRYRGPRLRIVRRLGDLPGLTRKSARRAYPPGMHGQNRKKRSEYAIRLEEKQKLRFNYGLTEKQLLRYVRKARRVTGSTGQVLLQLLEMRLDNTVFRLGIAPTIPAARQLVNHGHVTVNGRVVNIASYQCRPGEVIAVRDRAQSRKLVEANLQYPGLANLPSHLEFDKNKLVGKVNSVIEREWVALQVNELLVVEYYSRQA; encoded by the coding sequence ATGTCCCGATATAGAGGGCCACGCCTCAGAATTGTCCGCCGCTTGGGCGACTTACCAGGATTAACTCGTAAAAGCGCCAGACGCGCTTATCCGCCTGGTATGCATGGTCAGAACCGCAAGAAGCGCTCTGAGTATGCCATCCGTTTAGAAGAAAAGCAAAAGCTCCGCTTCAACTACGGTTTGACTGAAAAGCAATTGTTGCGCTATGTGCGGAAAGCCAGACGTGTTACTGGTTCTACCGGACAAGTGCTGCTGCAATTGTTAGAAATGCGCTTGGATAATACCGTTTTCCGCTTGGGTATAGCCCCGACTATCCCAGCAGCTCGTCAACTGGTAAATCACGGTCATGTAACTGTTAATGGTCGTGTGGTTAATATTGCTAGCTATCAATGCCGTCCTGGAGAAGTAATTGCCGTCAGGGATCGGGCACAATCACGGAAGTTGGTGGAAGCTAACTTGCAATATCCCGGTTTGGCAAACCTCCCCAGTCATTTGGAGTTTGACAAAAATAAGTTGGTTGGTAAAGTCAACAGCGTTATTGAACGCGAATGGGTGGCACTACAAGTTAATGAATTACTTGTGGTGGAATACTACTCACGACAAGCTTAA
- the moaA gene encoding GTP 3',8-cyclase MoaA, whose product MNQVDYLRISLIDRCNFRCQYCMPEGVELDYILKQQMLTDEELLTLIEEVFIPVGFKQFRLTGGEPLLRPRVVDLVSAIASLPQTEDLSMTTNGFLLAPMAQNLYNAGLRRINISLDSLDPDIFDQIIGNQGRSRWQQVWQGIQAAHQVGFDPLKLNVVVIPGVNDHEVLDLAALTIDKQWHVRFIEFMPIGNVHLFGDRGWVSSAELRQQIRDRWGLTESLVRGAGPADVFQIPGAKGTLGFISQMSECFCDRCNRMRLSADGWLRPCLLNETGQIDLKTALRSGTSTAQLQKQVRHLLGIKPEINFKGRDSGISGTYTRTMSQIGG is encoded by the coding sequence ATGAATCAGGTAGACTACCTTCGCATTAGCTTAATCGATCGCTGCAATTTTCGTTGTCAGTACTGTATGCCAGAGGGAGTAGAACTGGATTATATTCTCAAGCAACAGATGTTGACTGATGAGGAACTGCTCACCTTAATTGAAGAGGTATTTATTCCAGTAGGCTTTAAGCAGTTTCGGTTGACTGGGGGTGAACCCTTGTTGCGTCCGCGTGTGGTAGATTTGGTAAGTGCGATCGCAAGTCTCCCCCAAACTGAAGACCTCTCAATGACCACCAACGGTTTTTTGCTGGCTCCGATGGCACAAAACCTCTACAATGCTGGTTTGCGACGAATTAATATTAGTCTGGACTCTCTTGATCCCGACATTTTTGATCAAATTATTGGTAATCAGGGGCGTTCTCGTTGGCAACAAGTTTGGCAGGGGATTCAAGCTGCTCATCAAGTCGGATTCGACCCCCTGAAGCTGAATGTGGTGGTAATTCCTGGCGTTAATGACCACGAAGTTCTAGATTTAGCCGCCCTGACAATTGACAAACAGTGGCACGTTCGATTTATTGAATTTATGCCCATTGGTAACGTGCATTTATTTGGCGATCGCGGTTGGGTATCTTCAGCCGAGTTACGGCAACAAATCCGCGATCGCTGGGGCTTGACAGAATCACTTGTTCGTGGTGCTGGCCCTGCTGATGTCTTTCAAATTCCCGGTGCGAAGGGGACACTAGGATTTATTAGTCAGATGTCAGAATGTTTTTGCGATCGTTGTAACCGGATGCGCCTGAGTGCTGACGGCTGGCTACGTCCTTGTTTATTAAATGAAACTGGTCAAATAGATTTAAAAACTGCTTTGCGTTCTGGCACTAGTACGGCTCAATTACAAAAGCAGGTGAGGCATTTACTCGGAATCAAGCCAGAAATTAACTTTAAAGGGCGCGATTCTGGCATTTCAGGGACATATACCCGCACCATGTCGCAAATTGGCGGATGA
- a CDS encoding carbohydrate ABC transporter permease, whose amino-acid sequence MFKPNLNLKSGDFLSLVVLLLGAFIVLLPLFVVFLTSFAPTATSPENLDKNSWSLANYRVAWQQGKFLLAFANSTLVAIAVTAFQIVTSALAGYALARLKFRGRQALLLVVLATLVIPFQLLVIPIFLVLKWGHLINTYGALILPTAVNGFGIFLLRQYFQTIPVELEEAAAIDGANRLQILWRVMLPLARPALVTLFLFTFIGEWNDLFKPLVFTTRPELRTVQLALAEFQEQFTNNWPLMMAAVTIATVPVMVLFLIGQRQFIQGVAATGIKN is encoded by the coding sequence ATGTTCAAACCAAACCTGAATCTAAAATCTGGCGATTTTTTGAGCCTAGTAGTCTTACTGCTAGGGGCATTTATCGTTCTACTACCTCTGTTTGTGGTCTTTCTCACCTCCTTTGCACCAACGGCCACCAGCCCGGAAAATTTGGACAAAAATAGCTGGTCTTTAGCTAATTACCGCGTTGCATGGCAACAGGGAAAATTTTTACTGGCGTTTGCTAATTCTACCTTGGTAGCGATCGCTGTGACGGCGTTTCAGATTGTCACTTCTGCTTTAGCTGGTTACGCCTTAGCACGGCTGAAGTTTCGGGGACGCCAAGCACTGCTATTGGTGGTTTTAGCAACTTTAGTGATTCCCTTTCAGTTATTGGTGATTCCCATCTTTTTGGTTTTGAAGTGGGGACACCTGATAAATACTTATGGAGCGCTGATTTTACCCACTGCTGTCAACGGGTTTGGAATTTTCTTGTTACGTCAATATTTCCAGACAATTCCCGTGGAGTTAGAGGAAGCCGCAGCCATAGATGGGGCGAACCGACTGCAAATTTTGTGGCGGGTGATGTTACCTTTAGCCCGTCCGGCCTTGGTGACGCTGTTTTTGTTCACCTTCATCGGGGAATGGAATGATTTGTTTAAGCCTTTGGTGTTTACGACACGACCAGAATTAAGGACGGTGCAACTGGCGTTGGCTGAGTTTCAAGAGCAATTTACGAATAATTGGCCCTTGATGATGGCGGCGGTGACTATAGCGACTGTTCCAGTGATGGTATTATTTCTCATCGGTCAGCGTCAGTTTATTCAAGGTGTTGCTGCGACGGGGATTAAGAATTAG
- a CDS encoding aldehyde oxygenase (deformylating): protein MQQLTDQSKELDFKSETYKDAYSRINAIVIEGEQEAHENYITLAQLLPESHDELIRLSKMESRHKKGFEACGRNLQVTPDLQFAEEFFSGLHQNFQTAAASGKVVTCLLIQSLIIECFAIAAYNIYIPVADDFARKITEGVVKEEYSHLNFGEVWLKEHFTEAKAELELANRQNLPIVWRMLNQVEGDAHTMAMEKDALVEDFMIQYGEALSNIGFTTRDIMRLSAYGLIAA from the coding sequence ATGCAGCAGCTTACAGACCAATCTAAAGAATTAGATTTCAAGAGCGAAACATACAAAGATGCTTATAGCCGGATTAATGCGATCGTGATTGAAGGGGAACAAGAAGCCCATGAGAATTACATCACACTAGCCCAACTGCTGCCAGAATCTCATGATGAATTGATTCGCCTATCCAAGATGGAAAGTCGGCACAAGAAAGGATTTGAAGCTTGTGGGCGGAATTTACAAGTAACCCCAGATTTGCAATTTGCCGAGGAATTTTTCTCTGGACTACACCAAAATTTCCAAACAGCCGCAGCATCCGGGAAGGTGGTCACTTGCTTGTTGATTCAGTCTTTAATTATTGAATGTTTTGCGATCGCAGCATATAACATTTACATCCCCGTCGCCGACGATTTTGCTCGTAAAATTACTGAAGGAGTAGTCAAAGAAGAATATAGCCACCTCAACTTTGGAGAAGTTTGGTTGAAAGAACACTTTACAGAAGCCAAAGCGGAACTTGAACTTGCAAATCGCCAAAACCTCCCCATCGTCTGGAGAATGCTCAACCAAGTAGAGGGTGATGCCCACACAATGGCAATGGAAAAAGATGCTTTAGTAGAAGACTTTATGATTCAGTACGGTGAAGCATTGAGTAACATCGGTTTTACGACCCGCGATATTATGCGCTTATCAGCCTACGGACTCATCGCCGCTTAA
- a CDS encoding long-chain acyl-[acyl-carrier-protein] reductase: MFGLIGHLTSLEHAQSVAQELGYPEYADQGLDFWCSAPPQIVDTIIVTSITGQQIEGRYVESCFLPEMLASRRIKAATRKILNAMAHAQKNGINITALGGFSSIIFENFKLEQFSQVRNIKLEFERFTTGNTHTAYIICKQVEEASKQLGIDLSKATVAICGATGDIGSAVTRWLDAKTDVQELLLIARDQERLKELQGELGRGKIMGLTEALPLADVVVWVASMPKGVEIEPTTLKQPCLLIDGGYPKNLATKIQYPGVHVLNGGIVEHSLDIDWKIMKIVNMDVPARQLFACFAESMLLEFEKLYTNFSWGRNQITVEKMEQIGKVSVKHGFRPLLV, translated from the coding sequence ATGTTTGGTCTAATTGGACATCTGACTAGTTTAGAACACGCTCAATCGGTAGCTCAAGAATTGGGATACCCAGAATATGCCGATCAAGGGCTAGACTTTTGGTGTAGCGCCCCACCGCAAATTGTTGATACCATTATTGTCACCAGTATAACTGGGCAACAAATTGAAGGAAGGTATGTAGAATCTTGCTTTTTGCCAGAGATGCTAGCTAGTCGCCGCATCAAAGCCGCAACGCGCAAAATCCTCAACGCCATGGCCCATGCACAGAAGAACGGCATTAACATCACAGCTTTAGGCGGATTTTCCTCAATTATTTTTGAAAACTTTAAGTTAGAGCAGTTTAGCCAAGTCCGCAATATTAAACTAGAGTTTGAACGGTTCACCACCGGAAACACTCATACTGCCTACATTATTTGTAAGCAGGTGGAAGAAGCCTCAAAACAACTAGGAATTGATTTATCAAAAGCAACTGTTGCTATATGTGGAGCAACTGGGGATATTGGCAGTGCAGTTACACGCTGGTTAGATGCGAAAACAGATGTTCAAGAACTTCTGCTGATAGCCCGCGATCAAGAACGTCTCAAAGAGTTGCAAGGCGAACTGGGACGGGGAAAAATCATGGGTTTGACAGAAGCATTACCCCTAGCTGATGTTGTAGTTTGGGTTGCCAGTATGCCCAAAGGCGTGGAAATTGAACCCACCACTTTGAAACAACCCTGTTTGTTGATTGATGGTGGTTATCCTAAAAACTTAGCAACAAAAATTCAGTATCCTGGTGTACATGTGTTAAATGGTGGAATTGTAGAGCATTCCCTGGATATTGACTGGAAAATTATGAAAATCGTCAATATGGACGTGCCAGCCCGCCAGTTGTTTGCTTGTTTTGCCGAATCAATGCTGCTGGAATTTGAGAAGTTATACACGAACTTTTCATGGGGACGGAATCAGATTACCGTAGAAAAAATGGAGCAGATTGGTAAGGTATCAGTAAAACATGGATTTAGACCACTGCTGGTTTAA
- a CDS encoding acetyl-CoA carboxylase carboxyltransferase subunit alpha, giving the protein MATTERKPLLLDFEKPLAELATRIDQIRQLAEENGVDVSGQIRQLEARAMQLREEIFSSLSPSQRLQVARHPRRPSTLDYIQAISDEWMELHGDRCGGDDPALVGGVGRLCGQPVVMLGHQKGRDTKDNIARNFGMPYPGGYRKAMRLMEHANKFSMPILTFIDTPGAWSGVEAEHQGQGEAIAYNLREMFCLDVPIICTVIGEGGSGGALGIGVGDRLLMFEHSVYTVATPEACAAILWKDAAKAPQAAVALKIISHDLKKLGIIDQILPEPTGGAHSDPLKAATTLKQVLLENLDELNRLTAPERRQLRYEKFRKIGVFTEVAH; this is encoded by the coding sequence ATGGCAACTACTGAGCGTAAACCGCTACTGTTAGATTTTGAAAAGCCCCTAGCAGAACTAGCAACCCGAATTGATCAAATTCGGCAACTTGCAGAAGAAAATGGCGTCGATGTTTCTGGTCAAATTCGTCAACTAGAAGCACGCGCCATGCAACTGCGTGAGGAAATTTTCAGTAGTCTATCCCCGTCCCAGCGATTGCAAGTCGCTCGTCATCCGCGTCGCCCCAGTACTCTCGATTACATTCAGGCTATTAGTGATGAATGGATGGAGTTACATGGCGATCGCTGTGGTGGTGACGATCCGGCTTTAGTTGGTGGTGTCGGTCGTCTGTGTGGACAACCTGTGGTGATGTTGGGTCATCAAAAAGGCCGTGATACCAAAGACAATATTGCCCGTAACTTTGGAATGCCTTACCCTGGCGGCTACCGCAAAGCGATGCGGTTAATGGAACACGCCAACAAGTTTAGTATGCCAATACTAACTTTTATCGACACACCAGGAGCTTGGTCTGGGGTAGAAGCAGAACATCAAGGTCAAGGAGAAGCGATCGCCTACAACTTGCGAGAAATGTTTTGCTTAGATGTACCAATTATCTGCACAGTTATTGGTGAAGGCGGTTCCGGTGGCGCACTCGGTATTGGTGTAGGCGATCGCCTACTCATGTTTGAACACTCCGTTTACACCGTCGCCACCCCCGAAGCCTGCGCCGCCATTCTGTGGAAAGATGCTGCTAAGGCTCCCCAAGCTGCTGTTGCTCTAAAAATTATTTCCCACGACTTGAAAAAGTTAGGAATTATCGACCAAATACTGCCTGAACCCACTGGTGGCGCTCATTCCGATCCTTTAAAAGCCGCTACCACTCTCAAGCAAGTGCTGTTGGAAAATTTGGACGAACTTAATCGTTTAACTGCTCCAGAACGTCGTCAACTGCGCTATGAAAAATTCCGCAAAATTGGCGTTTTTACAGAAGTTGCCCACTAA
- a CDS encoding SDR family oxidoreductase, with protein MSVEQKRRALITGASSGIGKATALAFAKAGIDIALVSRSLDKLEAVREAVEHTGVEAKAYAVDLARISEVKEKIQAIALDFGDIDILVNNAGLAYTGTLSETPLEDWQQVIDLNLTSVFGCIVGILPSMRDRGAGTIINVASIAAKQPFPGWGAYSVSKAGLIALSQTLAQEERTHGIRVTAICPGAVNTELWDTETVHANLDRSKMLTPEIVAQSILYTVLLPQQAVIDELTLMPSAGAL; from the coding sequence ATGAGTGTTGAGCAAAAACGACGCGCCCTGATTACAGGGGCAAGTAGTGGAATTGGGAAAGCAACGGCTTTAGCCTTTGCGAAAGCGGGAATAGATATCGCCTTAGTCAGCCGTTCTTTAGATAAGTTGGAGGCGGTAAGAGAAGCAGTTGAGCATACTGGGGTGGAAGCGAAAGCTTACGCTGTAGATTTAGCGCGGATTTCCGAAGTAAAAGAAAAGATCCAAGCGATCGCCCTTGACTTTGGTGATATAGACATTCTGGTAAATAATGCGGGTCTTGCCTATACAGGTACTTTGAGCGAAACCCCCCTAGAGGACTGGCAGCAGGTAATTGACTTAAATCTTACCAGCGTGTTTGGGTGCATTGTGGGGATTTTGCCTTCAATGCGCGATCGGGGCGCAGGCACAATTATCAACGTCGCCTCAATTGCCGCCAAGCAGCCGTTTCCCGGTTGGGGAGCATATAGCGTCAGCAAAGCTGGTTTGATAGCCCTCTCTCAAACCCTGGCACAAGAAGAACGCACCCACGGCATTCGGGTCACAGCTATTTGTCCTGGCGCAGTCAATACCGAACTTTGGGACACAGAAACAGTCCATGCCAACTTAGACCGTTCCAAAATGTTAACCCCGGAAATTGTCGCTCAGTCAATTCTCTACACAGTTCTGTTACCACAACAGGCAGTTATTGATGAATTGACCCTGATGCCCAGCGCTGGCGCACTCTAA